In Lathyrus oleraceus cultivar Zhongwan6 chromosome 2, CAAS_Psat_ZW6_1.0, whole genome shotgun sequence, the DNA window catcaggatctcgcatctgaggcatgcgctggttgaccctctttcgaaatctacacccaatcttcatgttagatatgcagcttcgagaatattctaTTTTTcgggcttcgtacatattcttcaggctagaacatgttgtaacgactcttcaattagactttgtttttaaattgcgatccgcgggctggatccccttgtaggttgattttctgttgaaGCTGTCAATCTACTCCTCTAGCTGGCTTGCCGGGGAAATCACGCTTGTAggcgactctctggctgaatcttcaaattgaaccttaggctggctcattggaaaacgattctcaggctgaatcttcgaaatgaccctcctgctggatcacacacacttgatcctctggtTGAATCTCATGACTTGGGTTttaaagtaattcttcagtctgctttgaagaacctatttatcagcttatgtgtatgcttgatatgcatgcaaatgcaaatgttatgcatggtgcaaaaagaaatctgcttggggaagcaaactccggtagggaacggatcgctgcatcaatccttgaatgctctgtggggaatgatccatctgccgggaccggggagccaccgaaaataaatcggctcTCCCTTTGGAAAGTTGACCTTGCTAGGGAGAGTATCAACTATGGGAACTTTGTTTGGCaaggctctgtgaggagagtctgtggggaaagcagttcctggggaaatgtcgtagggATCGACCTTTGTTGGGGGTATGAACTTGCTGATCATCCTCAAGCTGAGGATCAAAGCAAATCTattaaaaataatctgctggggaatgagatgaacactggggACACCACCCTCTTGTCTTTTGGGGATGCAACTACTCCGTTGTTGCCGGggatacaaggtgcaactctactgggggacatgctctgctgaggagagactttgtcaaccgcttggggatgaggattcatgacttggcatccggttcctgtgacctgcaatcacacacgtatgtcccgggggaattactcggtttgaattcaccgtccgggattaagcacattcaaagcaattttaaatgtttccctgtgcaaatcatctgcaaaagccaccattatattcagatgcaatatgtttcatcaagaatttagacatcttttgcaaacaaactgatagATGAAAAATAACaaggctctttaactgaattattcgacttttattggttgaaaaaatttgtgccaggaataggcgagtacatcaggaagttgatccctgaaaagaggcgatcgctataaattgaacaaaagaaaactatcctaatggcaatgtggatacggggtcccactgagtttcgactttggtatggctcgtatgacctcaagacgctccactcatcttgctttctgaagtggatgattagtcgatctttaaccttcgaagattgccggattgaatgaaacggtgatataacacggatggactcagattgcagtcattcgcttattccctcttttgcgtggaccgcccttttaggttttcaatccaccgggataccctttttttcctgagccgccctttcgggttttcgactcaccgggtgtacatttttttttgggatgcccctttttgcctggacttttgacatgggatgggaagtcttcgtcatccatggttgttagcatcaaagctccgccagagaaaacccttttaaccacgtatgggCCCTCATAGTTTGGGGTCCATTTACCCCTGTGATttgtgttgggaggaagaattcttttgagtaccaattcaccgacttgatactcccgagggcgcactttctgatcaaatgctctgttcattcgtctctgatatagttggccatggcatatggctgctagtctcttttcctcaactacgctcagctgattgtatcgagaacggacccattctgcttcgtccagCTTAACATCCATCAGGACCCGCAAAGAAGGAATTTCGACTTCAACTGGAagaactgcttccatgccatacatAAGCTGATAAGGTGTTGCCCCGATGGATGTTCTAATTGAAGTTCGATACCTATGTAatgcaaacggtaacatctcatgccagtctttgtatgttaccaccatcttttgcacaatcttcttaatattcttgttagctgcctcaacaacgccattcatctttggtctgtaaggggaagaattgtgatgctcgattttgaagTCCCGGCAAAGCTCtgccatcattttgttattgagattctAACCATTATTAATAATGATCCGCTCGGGAACTCCGTATCTGCAGATGATATCTCTTTTCAGAAATTTGGCTACCACCTGCTTCATAACATTCGCATAGGAtgttgcttccacccacttggtgaagtaatgAGTAGCGACCAAAATGAATCTATGGCCGTTGGAAGCAGTCGGCTCGATCTTGCCAATcacatcaatgccccacattgcaaaaggccaaggtgacgATATGACATTCAATGGGCTTGGAGGGATATGCACTTTATCTGCGTAAACCTGGCACTTGTGACACTTTCGGGCGTATGCGCAACAGTCTGCCTCCTTTGTTAACCAATAATACCCCGATCTTAACaacttcttagccattgcatgtcctccggcatgggtaccgaaagatccctcatGTACTTCTTGCATTAGCATGTCCGCTTCCTGCttgtccacacatctgagcaagaccatgtcgaaatttctcttgtacatAGTATCATCTGAGTTCAGAAAGAAGCTACCGGCTAACCTCCTCAACGTCTTCTTATCGTTCGAAGACGCCCCAGCCGGGTACTCTTGACTCTTCAGGAAATgcttgatgtcatgataccacggcttatcatcagATACTGCATCGGCAGCAAACACATAGGCGGGTATGTCAAGTCGAGATACATCAATTCCGGGTACGTAGTTCCaacatagcaccttaatcatcgaagacaaggtggccaaagcatcagcaaattggttttcttcacgAGGAATGTAATGCAGCTTCACCATcgtaaagaaagtcaacaatGTTCTCGTATAGTCTCTATAAGGAACCAAATGAGGCTgatgtgtataccatttcccgttggtttgattgatgaccagagctgaatccccgtatacatccagggttttaatccgtaggttgatggcttcctcaagtcctaggatacaagcttcgtattcggcttcattgttggtgcatggaaaagttattctggcacaaaatggcatatgaaccccctccggcgtgatcaacactgcaccaactctgcggccattgacgttgaccgccccatcaaacatcataatccatttggattcagggtcaggcccctcctctgggagtggttcctcgcaatctttcgatttgagaaacatgatgtcctcatcaggaaagtcgaacctcataggttggtaatcatcaatcaGTTGCTCTACAAGATAGTCTaacaagacacttcctttgatggctttttgtgaagtgtattggatgtcatactctgtcagtatcatttgccacctagaAACCCTTCTGGTAAGcgatggcttttcaaaaatatacttgactggatccgtctttgatatcaatagagtcgtgtgagtcaacatatactgtcttagtcggcgagtagcccatgccaaagcgcaacaagttttctcaagcagtgagtatctttgttcacagtcggtaaactttttgcttaggtagtatattgcatgctcttttcgacctgactcgtcatgctgaccgagcacacaacccattgacctttctaacaccGTCAAGTACATTATCAACGGTCTGCCCTCTactggaggcattagaatcgggggctcctgcaaatactcttttattctttcaaaggctttctgacaatcatcattccacctgacctcttgctcttttctcagcattttgaacaattgctcgcatgtggctgtaagattagatatgaaccttgaaatgtagttcaatcttcccaggaagccacgaacctctctttctgtttcaggtgcaggcatttcttgaactgcttttacttttgcaggatctacttctattcctctttcacttacaatgaaccctAATAGCTTACCAGTtcgcactccaaaagtgcacttgttcggattcagccttaACTTGAACTTTCTCAGAcgttcaaacaacttctgcagattgtccagatgttcttcttctgttcgggacttggcaatcatatcatccacatagcattcgatctctttgtgaatcatatcatgaaaaagtgttaccatagcccgttggtacgttgcccctgtgttcttcaacccaaaaggcatgaccttgtaacagaaggtaccccacggtgtgatgaatgtcgttttctccatgtcttccgGCGCCATCctgatctgattataaccggagaaaccatccatgaaagaatatacggagaactgagttgtgttatcaaccaaaacattgatgtgaggtaatgggaagtcgtctttcggactagctctattcagatctctgtaatcgacgcacatccgtacttttccatccttcttggGTACTGGTACGATATTGGCAACCCATGGTGGGTAACTGGCCACAGCGAGAAACCCTGCGTCCCACTGTTTCTGaacttctttgattttcattgccatgtcaggatgagttcggCGTAACTTCTGCTTCACCAGCGACATATCTTCATTCAACGGTAACCGGTGCACAACGATATCCgtatccaaacctggcatatcttgataggaccaagcaaagatgtcgacgtaCTCACGAAGCAAACCGATCAACTGTTCTTTcacctcggcctgtagactggccccgatcttgatctctttcttgtcgtctcggtaccaatgttgatggtctcaatcacctcctgacaaggtgtaatagctcggtcctcctgtttcaacaacctggctaactcatcaggcaattcacaatcttcctcaactctttcttcggcttgatagatagaattgtcgaagtcatacttggccatagcaatatcgttagcagtgagatccgggtgatcatctctgcatgatggaggatcatgctttaccttagaacgagatttttggaaagaaaaacgaaaaagaaacatttccatttttattgtttttttttgtaaaagtaaaaaaaataattgaaagaaagagaacatAAAATTGcttgcaaaagctgtcctttattaatgatgaaaataattgcgaaatgtaactaaatggatggccctacatatgagtcattacaccttgggcaaagtgtaagactttattatgcatgtaataaaagaaaaacaataaaaattactctttcagtagagtaacctggacgactttttcggacgaccaattgttgagcttttctcccgggacacacgggcgaatccaactatataagtcacagtcgctgtcagccttgtcttcatctgcagcattgacgatgtggggagaaaccaaacccccgctgaAGAAAGTACCGACTTCGTTCTTCTAAGACCCCGGAGTATAgcccaatccaaacttgtcttctttgatgactggctccacaaattttccccagccttgggcattaccagctttaactacttcaacaacttgcttatatgaagagatagaagtcccgaccttctcggacttaggtgaaaagacagcttcggaCGCGACCTCGCTGATGTTTATGGCTTCaaagccctgacacagcatctcatgcatctcgccatccatgtccacatacttaaatgtagacaggtggctaacaaaaatatcctcttcaccacagacagtgatgacctgaccttctagttcatatttgagcttctggtggagagtagaagtaacagcaccggcagcatgaatccagggccgccctagcagacagctataggcaggctggatatccatcacataaaaggtgctcttgaacacctgcggtccaatcttaactggcaactcgacttcgccaaagacagatctcttagagccatcaaaagccctcacaactaaattacttggcctcaggatgatgccatcgcaatccaacttcattaaggctttctttggaagaacatttagagaagagcctgtatcaaccaaaacatgggaaagcaccgcccctttgcattccattgtgatatgcaaagctttgttgtgattcctgccctcacacgtcaggtcatagtcggtgaaacctagcccatggctagcgtttacatttgaaactaccgacttCAGCTGGTTAACggttatctctggtggaacataggccatattcagttctttcaacaaggctgctctgtgcgcctcagagcacatcaatagcgagagaatggagatctttaaaggtgtctgatttagctggtcgactaccttgtagtcacttttcttgataatcctcataaactcatccacttctttctcgaatgcggtcttaggatgagcttcctcagtagtaacctcttcggtggctacctgttttcctttagccttggcagtTGCCTCAGCTTTagtattcgtgcgcaatgttgatggtgcaaataggtgtccactacgagtgaagccaccaacccctccaacattgtctacagcggagctactAATGTCAATGTCTTCATCGTCAACTTTCCGCCCCTggaagtagatatcagccccatagtgccacgtgatagcactgtctttctcatacggaacaggtcctggtaccgtgatggtgaccgtactaaccaaagccggttgagggctgtcagagtaaattgtaaCTGGTGCTGGACTTTAGATGTTCACCGTTgttggttctgtactttctgggaaatatattattgtcggagcgggtctctcgggaacatatatttcttcaggagtgaaataaatcgtcagtatcgacacatcattcttcactggacgggtctgatcgaactgaagacaaccttcatctatcagttgctgaataccccttctcaaactgtcacatcctttctcggcagcttgacaatttctgcactcttccccacagcccgggaaaatctgtcctttcaaaagtcggtctttaaccaccgatagcgaagtcttcactttagtcacatcagaaaccaaattcaaagtttccccactatcaacagcattaatcttctgcccgccgtgggctggcatcgggttttggataacattaggcaccagagaaaaattgatagccttggcATCTCTCgaatcttgtacctttagctggaaagccttgcaattatctgtagtatggcctggtgcgttggagtgaaaagcacatctggcgttgacatcataacccctaggcaaattattgggatcgattggtggggccagagttcttaacgtaaccagattcaggttgatcagcctgggaagtaacacaaaataaggcattgggattggcttaatgacccggtccgtctgccttggacgttattgatagtgtctctgctgacccagattacctccttgttgttgattgttgtacctgggttgctgtcGCGGATGATACTGTGGTTGTTGTTActgttgaggagcaggtgttggaatagtgactgcggccacttgatcttgataataattagggcgtcctctgcccccGCCTCTGTCGGCATACgcaacgcttgtctcgccttctcttcttcgatgactgttaccagcaaacggtttcttgggacctgatgagctggaagcactattgtcttgaattcggcccatcttcaacagactctcgattctttctcaAGCAAATACTATCTCTACAAAGATTATTGACGGGCAAGCACCCAATCTCTCcatataattgccttgaagagtgttcatgaacatgtcttccatctccctttcagacatagggggttggacggacacagcaatttgtctccaacgctgagcatattctctaaaggtctccttggcagtctgagacattccttgcaacaaggtccaatttggagccatgtccaagttgtattgatattgcttgacaaaagcctctgccaagtctttccagctcttgatggtagtacgagacaaatgagaataccattcacgagaagctccagttagactgtcttcaaaatagtacatccacaactttttATCTTCtgtgtgagctcccaaccttcccaaataagattggagatgagtgcctgggcaagaagccccgttgtatttctcaaaagtagggggtttgaacttgtgaggattccttactccctgaaccagaccaagatttgtgacatcaaaacctaaggaattttgagactccaaaggtttgagcttctcagcaagctcatccatacggcgagtggtctcatgggtttcgtcgtgcaaagagaattgatcatactgataatcttcagtaagggggcgcccgttaatccgaatttCTTGATTCACATTGTAACTTTCGCCAATgccatttccaacattccccgCGTTGCCAACATTACTCGGGTTTCCATTAGCAattgcgttacccgcgttaccagtgttcacagggttatcagcgttcccagggttaccagggtttccctcagcatttggtatctctacctctggatcgggcccggttgctcaaccaattccctcagcttttcctggccttctaccataccagtcatcaatgtcatgaactgatccatcctttcacgcatatcagccagctctttatgtacctggtccatcgctagttgcggacgattttcctttgtcgggtacctgtggactcgcttagaaccaataatgcctgaaacagggaacggatattagacactgcggtgacacctgaaaaacaaacaagggttaatatgcatggtatgcgatgcgctgcttattcaattttaaggtTTGACCTTCCAGAACAACGTGTACAACTGCAATCGAACGTGCAAATAACAATATCGAGGAGAGGTGATAAGAAGCTTTGGTCACAGATGAAATAATCAGAGAGAATGAAACGTCCGAAAGGTGTCATAGTCAAAATACAAGTTGTTCTGAGAGCGATGAACAAAGAAATGAGAACCCATCAACAAGCCTGATGGTGAACTCTACAAAAACAAAAGGAATCAAACATCTAGCCTAAACGAGTCTTCTCGAACTTCCTTAAGAAGTGCCTCTAGAACCGGGTCATTAGGGTGCTTTGTAAGGCCTTGAATCAACAAATTCCTCGTTTTGACCGCTTCTTCCAATTTCCTGTACTTGTCTTGTTCTTTTGTTCTCTTGGCCCCTGCTCGAATCTTTAGTTCGACGATATCTTGTTCAGCCAATCGAAGTGCTTCATGCTTCTCGTTCTCCCTACTCTTCAACCGCTCAATTTCTGCTCTGATTTCTATCTCAACCTGTCTCCGGCGATCAGACAATTCTTCCCACCTTTGCTGGCTCTCAATAAGCCAATATTCAGCTCTTCCTAACTGCTCCTTAGCAGCCTTGCAAGCTTTCATCAGTATAACCTCACCTGAACATACTTTACGGATATAATCAACATCTTCAGCAATCCTCTCATTGCTTTGTTTTTGAAGCTCATTCAATCTTTGAACTTCTCTCTCAGCTTCTTTCTTAGCGCACAAAGTTTTCCTGAGGCCTTCACTCAGCTTCGCATTCAACTTATCGGATTTTCCCTTTTCTTCCTTCAAACTATTGTACTCAACCATGCTGACAGACTCAGCAATAATCGGATCAGATGGTTCTCCCATAGAGAAATGTAGAAGAGTAATCCGAGCTCTTTCTCGCAACCAACTATCATACTGGGAAGAAGAGATGTTGTTACATTTTCCATAGACAGTAGCACCTTTAGTATGAATATTCCTCCAAGCTCCAGCAACTTGCTTAACCAATTCTGGATTATCTTGCACTGGGAAGTAGAAAGATTCCACCAGATCTTGATCCTTAGGAGCGTGAGTCAAGGCATACCCTAATTGTCTTCTCAGAAGAATCGGGTTGTAGTTGATACAACCCTTCATACCCAACAATGGTACATTAGGGTATTTCCCACAGCTAACCACACAATCGTCACCTTTGGTATTTTGATTACACCATCTGATGTCTTTAGCAGTCAAGACAACCAACCTTTTAGCCCAATTCCTGGCTTGATGTGGATTCAGAAAAGCATTGTCATTTGGCAAGTGCCCCACGAGCCACTTATGGAACAAAGGAGCACAACATCTGACCAATCTCCCTCGTCTCTTCTCATTCTTATTGTGCACCGAAAAATAGAAATCACCAAGAAGGGTGGGAACCGGGTTCTTTAGCAGAAAGATATGAATAGCACTCATACTCACGAACTTCGGTTCATCGGCGAATAGCATAATACCATAAACATTTAACGCTAACAGAGCACACATAGCCTCCCAATTGCCTTGGGCAGCACACTCTTCGGCTTTGTCTACCAAAAAATCCAGATGGAAACCAGATAGACCTCCCTTAGAAGACAGATTTTCCTTCACAACAAACACTTCCAGATGAAGAGCCTTAGCAATATCCTTATGCTCTGGAGGACATATATCGGAGTTGAAAGGGACGCAATATTGTAGAGGAACACCCAAGATCATAACATACTCTTCCAATAAAGGAGCCAACTGGAaatcctgaaaagtgaagcaacgcaactgaggatcatagaactgcaaGCAAGTATGTATCAAACTCCTCTGAGAAGCATCCAAGTCTTCAACCATAGGCAAGATGTTGCCATAAGTATCCCGGAATAAAcccacatggtcaggagtaatcAAAGGTTTTATCTGACGCAATGGGTCGTTCTTGGTATCAAAGAAATGGTAGGTCACATTACTCTTCTTGGGAGCCTCCATAATAAGCACAGATCAGCCAAACCAAACCGAGAAAGGGAAgaccctgcaaatgaataagcatgatatgttggatgcaaatatgcagatgatgttatgcaatgtaAAGGACATGTTACCGGCTCCGGCCACATACTGAACCACGAGCTGTTCTCTGTGAAGAAGTCCTCAAAGGTCGGCTGTCTGGGTATGCAGGTTTAAAGGTTCAGATCCATAAATAAAACCAGTGCCAGAAGTTCGGATCCAGGAAAAAGAACCATGATGATCAGGTACCAGGTATCAGATATCAGGGTATGATGAGGTCAAGGGTTCCTGCACACCTGTAAACAACCCACCCAGCTCACATGCGGAGGCTAAAGGGTAGATACATTGATATCACGGACTCTCAGGCCGAATAGTAATAACGTCCACCGTTTCCGGTTTGGCATTACCACTATAAGAGGAGTGTCTCAGCCAAGTTCCCATGAAAGTAAGGTAAAGGTCATCCTAAAGGTCATCCAGACTTAACGGTTCTCCCATATAGCTCTAGCACTGTAAGAGATCCACAACACAGAGTTCTCTAGAAAGATCCACATCTGAATTGTGTTTTCATATTCCAACATCGGACCAAGACGGAACGTGAGGGTATGTGAAACCACGCTAATCCTAAGTGCACTCAGGCCTGTGTATTGGGCCTATCTCACACAGAACATCCCACTCCCATAAACAAACAACCCAACAGAGCCAACAGACACATCAATGATATGTAAAcaagtgctgaaaaataaataactgtacaaaagaataaacacccaacaaacaagaaacctacaaaagttaggagggactcgcttagggaaaccgggtccccagcagagtcgccagctgtcgcagcctaaaacaaataggagtgcgaaaaaaaaacaaccggaGAAGAAGgaaaagacaggagagtcgccaccgtggattatttatcctaaaggagggaaaggaaacgctcgaagtaaacctgggaaaaggaaaggaaaagacaaggtctcgcaaccaaatcttgggttcgggagtcgattatgcgaagggaaggtattagcacccctacgcatccatagtactctacgggatccactcttgttgttcttgtctaaagggtgtgggtttatctaatgtactatttactaaaagaagggtcaaaagaaaatgactcgcacggatgtcgcatccactgcatacgtatctcatctgaatatgagaatcagagtcttcgtagctcggctacctatgggttagggggatgtgtgctcggcaagacgtcgcgtcttatgcctacgtatctcatctggaatgggaatcagagcaaaacgtagttcggctaactacgggttaagggttgtgggcgaacgacgttactacgcaatctaccggatgctcgacctttggagacttactcgcctgtagtagaaggagtaaacgtgttcttaggagaagaaaaatcgatgagtttgtttgtgtttgtaggaatgctcatgcaaaaaggaagtcctagacgaaggaaccgcgctaccttaattgacatgcaaacgggagactatacgaagcctagcaatcctatggggagacgatcacaccatacaaaagaaacatgcataaagtaaacacgccaacaaagaggctcaaacatacatgggtagggctttagtcaagaggggtcatatcaacctcgacaaacaagccatgggaGGGTAATCGAATGgactcttaaccactgacactgaacgtcagggtgagtAGATCAAAAGGGTGATGAGaataagacctcatagctcttaaccctggatagggtgagctcatgacaaggtgtgggggttcagaaagatggaaccctctccacttaccgaccagacaaaagatcttgagcttttgttctgaagcatcgacacgtagtgtgatcttaaagaacgacgcactgaataacgggggattgactactaatcccttttatccgtcaattgcctcttcatggaggtctttagcactggtgcctcttcttggaggtcttccagctaagaaagcggtaaaaatgcgggaaaaaaataaagggatcaagaggtctaccgtacggataaagatctgaagtaatagcaactaacgacacaagaaacccggagatccttcaagctagcaccatcaaagaaagcgagtcagtacaggtaatcggaatgaacctccaggtggtatcccacaaataaagtggaataccaagcaagccatctcttctaaagtcatgtgagcccttataaaaactcaacaaacaggttagagtaacaggatggaatcaggagaaaacaatgccatgacgaactcaaaacagattagagcaaaccGAAAAAACAACTGCTTTCGCGATCGCTGCTGCTTCGCTTAGCCAAGCTTCGTtgcatgctcgcctagcgaggtgctagcgaacgcctgcgggttttgggttcttcgTGGATAACAACACGATCTCAGAAACCCCAAATCCCGTGGTCTccatttcagaaattaagtgattaaacattcaaagtattg includes these proteins:
- the LOC127122655 gene encoding uncharacterized protein LOC127122655; its protein translation is MEAPKKSNVTYHFFDTKNDPLRQIKPLITPDHVGLFRDTYGNILPMVEDLDASQRSLIHTCLQFYDPQLRCFTFQDFQLAPLLEEYVMILGVPLQYCVPFNSDICPPEHKDIAKALHLEVFVVKENLSSKGGLSGFHLDFLVDKAEECAAQGNWEAMCALLALNVYGIMLFADEPKFVSMSAIHIFLLKNPVPTLLGDFYFSVHNKNEKRRGRLVRCCAPLFHKWLVGHLPNDNAFLNPHQARNWAKRLVVLTAKDIRWCNQNTKGDDCVVSCGKYPNVPLLGMKGCINYNPILLRRQLGYALTHAPKDQDLVESFYFPVQDNPELVKQVAGAWRNIHTKGATVYGKCNNISSSQYDSWLRERARITLLHFSMGEPSDPIIAESVSMVEYNSLKEEKGKSDKLNAKLSEGLRKTLCAKKEAEREVQRLNELQKQSNERIAEDVDYIRKVCSGEVILMKACKAAKEQLGRAEYWLIESQQRWEELSDRRRQVEIEIRAEIERLKSRENEKHEALRLAEQDIVELKIRAGAKRTKEQDKYRKLEEAVKTRNLLIQGLTKHPNDPVLEALLKEVREDSFRLDV